One genomic window of Phoenix dactylifera cultivar Barhee BC4 chromosome 6, palm_55x_up_171113_PBpolish2nd_filt_p, whole genome shotgun sequence includes the following:
- the LOC103710224 gene encoding nodulin-related protein 1, with protein MDLHSDKSNKPSSHSQHPKPSSSDLLSSAKVVGEAAMSTFHHETEKVNKAKVADAAADLLGAASHYGKVEETSFGKYVEKAEDYLHKYHSSNSPTGEVHSSSEAHHIHESTATTVHNSAHSTHPPTTTTMEHHSSSAHSGDEAQSEGGLGDYIKMAEGFLKKR; from the coding sequence ATGGATCTCCACTCTGACAAAAGTAACAAGCCCAGCTCTCACTCCCAACACCCTAAGCCTTCCTCTTCAGATCTCCTCTCCAGTGCCAAGGTGGTGGGTGAAGCTGCCATGTCCACCTTCCACCATGAGACTGAAAAGGTCAACAAGGCAAAGGTGGCCGATGCTGCTGCTGACTTGCTCGGTGCTGCCTCTCATTATGGAAAGGTCGAGGAGACGAGCTTCGGAAAGTATGTGGAGAAAGCTGAGGATTATCTCCACAAATACCATTCTTCCAACTCACCCACTGGTGAGGTTCACTCGAGCAGTGAAGCTCACCACATCCATGAATCTACTGCCACCACAGTCCACAATTCAGCTCACTCCACCCATCCACCCACTACTACCACTATGGAGCACCATTCTTCTTCAGCTCACTCGGGCGACGAGGCTCAGTCAGAGGGTGGCTTAGGGGACTACATCAAGATGGCCGAGGGGTTCTTGAAGAAGCGCTGA